The proteins below are encoded in one region of Pseudomonas sp. SCB32:
- a CDS encoding ABC transporter substrate-binding protein, which translates to MKALTQQLLSLFAAPVLAGLLGAYPTFTQAAPVKEIRIAVPDVSAGPKPSGGGIVDVLTTRQLLEKEFAADGIQIKWTFFKGAGPVINEALANDQVDFAYLGDLAAIIGKSSGLDTRLLAATARGVNHYLGVQPGSGIKSLADLKGKRVGLFRGTASQLSFDNALASAGLSEKDLKVINLDFSAALAALAAKQIDATWGLAGLFALREKGLADIVLSTHDLGGAGTLQAGLVGNGAFVDAHPDLTERLLKVQLQAVQWASAEANRDAYIELVSKQANYPAVIFRSEYQDRGLAEVLSPKLDAGFLAKLDASIQAAKSYGLIRREFKAADWAKPELQEAAGKQIAGQPVAVVQ; encoded by the coding sequence ATGAAGGCCCTTACCCAACAGTTGCTGTCCCTCTTCGCCGCGCCGGTCCTGGCCGGGCTGCTCGGCGCCTATCCGACCTTCACCCAGGCCGCGCCGGTGAAGGAAATCCGCATTGCCGTGCCTGACGTCAGCGCCGGCCCGAAGCCCTCCGGCGGCGGCATCGTCGACGTGCTCACCACCCGCCAGCTGCTGGAAAAGGAATTCGCCGCCGACGGCATCCAGATCAAGTGGACCTTCTTCAAGGGCGCCGGCCCGGTGATCAACGAAGCCCTCGCCAACGACCAGGTGGACTTCGCCTACCTGGGCGACCTCGCGGCGATCATCGGCAAGTCCAGCGGGCTGGACACCCGCCTGCTGGCCGCCACCGCGCGCGGTGTCAACCACTACCTCGGCGTGCAGCCGGGCTCGGGCATCAAGTCCCTGGCCGATCTCAAGGGCAAGCGCGTGGGCCTCTTCCGCGGCACTGCGAGCCAGTTGTCGTTCGACAACGCCCTGGCCAGCGCCGGGCTGTCCGAGAAGGACCTGAAAGTGATCAACCTCGACTTCAGCGCCGCGCTGGCGGCCCTGGCGGCGAAGCAGATCGACGCCACCTGGGGCCTGGCCGGGCTGTTCGCCCTGCGCGAGAAGGGCCTGGCGGATATCGTATTGAGCACCCACGACCTCGGCGGCGCCGGCACCCTGCAGGCGGGGCTGGTGGGCAATGGCGCGTTCGTCGATGCCCATCCCGATCTCACCGAGCGGTTGCTGAAGGTGCAGTTGCAGGCGGTACAGTGGGCCAGCGCCGAGGCCAATCGCGATGCGTACATCGAGCTGGTGTCGAAGCAGGCCAATTATCCGGCGGTGATCTTCCGTAGCGAGTATCAGGATCGTGGGCTGGCGGAGGTGTTGTCGCCGAAGCTGGATGCGGGGTTCCTGGCGAAGCTGGATGCTTCCATTCAGGCGGCGAAGAGTTATGGGTTGATTCGACGGGAGTTCAAGGCGGCGGATTGGGCGAAGCCGGAGTTGCAGGAGGCGGCGGGTAAGCAGATTGCTGGGCAGCCGGTGGCGGTGGTTCAGTGA
- a CDS encoding ABC transporter ATP-binding protein produces the protein MNALTSPALVSFRQVAKRFPVDGRELQAIERFDLEIADGEFIAIVGASGCGKSTLLRLLVGLDREFQGEIRIDGAPIDGIGGERGIVFQEHRLFPWLTVAQNVELGLVNEPLSATGKASKVTDYLQLVGLKGFERAYPHQLSGGMAQRVAIARGLVASPRILLLDEPFGALDALTRQQLQEELLRIRQRERITTVLVTHDVEEALFLADRVVVMAPRPGRIKRIVEVPLAHPRERGGFDFLRQREALLHELTGDGDYVAPQPRRVEDLPFEFIAC, from the coding sequence ATGAACGCCCTGACTTCCCCGGCGCTGGTGAGCTTTCGCCAAGTCGCCAAGCGCTTCCCCGTGGACGGCCGCGAGCTGCAGGCCATCGAACGTTTCGACCTGGAAATCGCCGACGGCGAGTTCATTGCCATCGTCGGCGCCAGCGGCTGCGGCAAGTCCACCCTGCTGCGCCTGCTGGTGGGCCTGGACCGCGAGTTCCAGGGCGAGATCCGCATCGATGGCGCGCCCATCGACGGCATTGGCGGCGAGCGCGGCATCGTGTTCCAGGAGCACCGCCTGTTCCCCTGGTTGACGGTGGCGCAGAACGTCGAGCTCGGCCTGGTCAACGAACCGCTGAGCGCCACCGGCAAGGCCAGCAAGGTCACCGACTACCTGCAACTGGTGGGCCTGAAAGGCTTCGAGCGCGCCTACCCGCACCAGCTCTCCGGCGGCATGGCGCAGCGCGTGGCGATCGCCCGTGGGCTGGTGGCCAGCCCGCGCATCCTGCTGCTGGACGAACCCTTCGGCGCACTGGATGCGCTGACCCGCCAGCAGTTGCAGGAGGAGCTGCTGCGCATCCGCCAGCGCGAACGCATCACCACGGTGCTGGTCACCCACGACGTGGAGGAGGCGCTGTTCCTCGCCGACCGCGTGGTGGTGATGGCCCCGCGCCCAGGGCGGATCAAGCGCATCGTCGAGGTGCCGCTGGCGCATCCACGCGAGCGCGGTGGCTTCGACTTTCTGCGCCAGCGCGAGGCGCTGCTGCACGAGCTGACCGGTGACGGCGATTACGTCGCGCCGCAGCCCAGACGGGTGGAAGACCTGCCGTTCGAGTTCATTGCCTGTTAG
- a CDS encoding ABC transporter permease, with the protein MKNIIKPSGLALPAPRPALASPRLPWVSASRALPWLVPSALALLWWVASHRHWMSAQILPTPELVLQAARELLGGELWLQLGVSLKRLAWGLLAGIASGLALGAWLGFSRRAERLILPTFGALAQVPTLAWIPLFMLFFGIGELLKLVVLIKAVIVPVTLHTLVGVRDAQPRLREAAAVLRLPRHLLVWRLILPAALPAFLTGVRLALAQGWTSLLAVELLASSEGIGYLMVQARQLFMLDSVFVCILVVGLVGAAMDRGIQALDRRLLHWPQQAAGELRRSARGHGWQRLQPCLLPLALLALWQAASAFTWVDPAILASPASVAVALWQGLLDGSLPGALLASLKRTLGGLLLGGALGFALGLALGLLRPAERLLGPSFAALRQVAIFAWVPLLTAWFGLGETAKVVFVGLAAFFPLLLATQRGVTSLPPQLSEAALALRLSPWQRLRRLVLPGAAPSVFAGIRLALIYAWLGTIGAEYFMPSNGGIGSLMIGAQQLFRMDMVGAGMLLVGLTGALLAALGQRIEARATRWRHA; encoded by the coding sequence ATGAAGAATATTATCAAGCCTTCCGGCCTTGCCCTCCCCGCCCCCCGTCCGGCGCTCGCTTCACCGCGCCTGCCATGGGTTTCAGCTTCCCGCGCACTGCCCTGGCTGGTGCCGTCCGCCCTGGCATTGTTGTGGTGGGTCGCCAGCCACCGGCACTGGATGTCGGCGCAGATCCTGCCGACCCCGGAGCTAGTGTTGCAGGCCGCCCGCGAGCTGCTCGGCGGCGAGCTGTGGCTGCAACTGGGGGTCAGCCTGAAGCGCCTGGCCTGGGGCCTGCTCGCCGGTATCGCCAGCGGGCTCGCCCTGGGCGCCTGGCTGGGTTTCAGCCGGCGTGCCGAGCGGCTGATCCTGCCGACCTTCGGCGCGCTGGCGCAGGTCCCGACCCTGGCCTGGATTCCGCTGTTCATGCTGTTCTTCGGCATCGGCGAGCTGCTCAAGCTGGTGGTGCTGATCAAGGCTGTGATCGTCCCGGTCACCCTGCACACCCTGGTCGGTGTGCGCGATGCCCAACCGCGCCTGCGCGAGGCCGCCGCGGTGCTGCGCCTGCCGCGTCACCTGCTGGTGTGGCGGCTGATCCTGCCGGCGGCGCTGCCGGCCTTTCTCACCGGCGTGCGGCTGGCCCTGGCGCAGGGCTGGACCTCGCTGCTGGCCGTGGAACTGCTGGCCTCCAGCGAAGGCATCGGCTACCTGATGGTGCAGGCGCGCCAGCTGTTCATGCTCGACAGCGTGTTCGTCTGCATCCTGGTGGTCGGCCTGGTGGGCGCGGCGATGGACCGTGGCATCCAGGCACTGGACCGACGCCTGCTGCACTGGCCGCAACAAGCCGCCGGGGAGCTGCGCCGCAGCGCGCGCGGCCACGGCTGGCAGCGCCTGCAACCCTGCCTGCTGCCATTGGCGCTGCTCGCCCTGTGGCAGGCCGCCAGTGCCTTCACCTGGGTCGATCCGGCGATCCTCGCCAGCCCTGCCTCGGTGGCCGTCGCCCTCTGGCAAGGACTGCTCGACGGCAGCCTGCCCGGCGCGCTGCTGGCCAGCCTGAAGCGCACCCTCGGCGGCCTGCTACTGGGTGGCGCGCTGGGCTTCGCCCTCGGCCTCGCGCTCGGTTTGCTGCGCCCCGCCGAGCGCCTGCTCGGCCCGAGCTTCGCCGCGCTGCGCCAGGTGGCGATCTTCGCCTGGGTGCCATTGCTCACCGCCTGGTTCGGTCTGGGCGAGACGGCCAAGGTGGTGTTCGTCGGCCTCGCCGCCTTCTTCCCGCTGCTGCTGGCCACCCAGCGCGGCGTCACCAGTCTGCCGCCGCAGTTGAGCGAAGCGGCCCTCGCCCTGCGCCTGTCGCCGTGGCAGCGCCTGCGCCGGCTGGTGCTGCCGGGCGCCGCGCCCTCGGTGTTCGCCGGCATCCGCCTGGCGCTGATCTACGCCTGGCTGGGCACCATCGGCGCCGAGTACTTCATGCCGTCGAACGGCGGCATCGGCAGCCTGATGATCGGCGCCCAGCAGCTGTTCCGCATGGACATGGTCGGCGCCGGCATGTTGCTGGTCGGCCTCACCGGCGCGCTGCTGGCCGCCCTCGGACAACGCATCGAAGCGCGCGCGACGCGCTGGAGACACGCATGA
- a CDS encoding arylsulfatase has protein sequence MSKRPNFLVIVADDLGFSDLGAFGGEISTPHLDALALDGLRLTDFHTAPTCSPTRSMLLSGTDHHIAGIGTMAEALTPELEGKPGYEGYLNDRVVALPELLREAGYQTLMAGKWHLGLKLEQAPHARGFERSFSLLPGAANHYGFEPPYDETTPRILKGTPALYVEDDRFIEELPADFYSSDAFGDKLIQYLKERDQSRPFFAYLPFSAPHWPLQAPKEVVDKYRGRYDAGPEALRLERLERLKQLGLIDADVKAHPVLAISKEWVRLTDEEKAKSARAMEVYAAMVERLDWNVGRVVEYLRQQGELDNTFVLFMSDNGAEGALLEAFPRFGPDLLSFLDQHYDNSLENIGRANSYIWYGPRWAQAATAPSRLYKAFTTEGGIRVPALVRYPQLKRQGEISHGFSTVMDITPTVLDLAGVRHPGKRWRGREVAEVRGKSWLGWLSGETEQAHDEKTVTGWELFGMRAIRQGDWKAVYLPVPVGPATWQLYDLASDPGETQDLAKQQPQKLEALIEHYKQYVNETGVQDAPPPFLLR, from the coding sequence ATGAGCAAACGCCCCAACTTCCTCGTCATCGTCGCCGACGACCTCGGCTTCTCCGACCTCGGCGCCTTCGGCGGCGAGATTTCCACCCCGCACCTCGACGCCCTGGCCCTCGACGGCCTGCGCCTGACCGACTTCCACACCGCGCCGACCTGCTCGCCGACCCGCTCGATGCTACTCAGCGGCACCGACCACCACATCGCCGGCATCGGCACCATGGCCGAGGCGCTGACCCCGGAGCTGGAGGGCAAGCCCGGCTACGAGGGCTACCTCAACGACCGCGTGGTGGCCCTGCCCGAGCTGCTGCGCGAAGCCGGCTACCAGACGCTGATGGCCGGCAAGTGGCACCTGGGCCTGAAGCTGGAACAGGCGCCCCACGCGCGCGGTTTCGAGCGTTCCTTCTCGCTGCTGCCGGGTGCGGCCAACCACTACGGATTCGAACCGCCCTACGACGAGACCACGCCGCGCATCCTCAAGGGCACCCCGGCGCTGTACGTCGAGGACGACCGCTTCATCGAGGAGCTGCCGGCGGACTTCTATTCCTCCGACGCCTTCGGCGACAAGCTGATCCAGTACCTGAAGGAACGCGACCAGAGCCGGCCGTTCTTCGCCTACCTGCCCTTCTCCGCACCGCACTGGCCGCTGCAGGCACCCAAGGAGGTGGTCGACAAGTACCGGGGCCGCTACGACGCCGGCCCCGAGGCTCTGCGCCTGGAACGCCTGGAGCGGCTCAAGCAGCTGGGCCTGATCGACGCCGACGTGAAGGCGCATCCGGTGCTGGCGATCAGCAAGGAATGGGTGCGTCTCACCGACGAGGAGAAGGCGAAATCCGCGCGGGCCATGGAGGTCTACGCGGCGATGGTCGAGCGTCTGGACTGGAACGTCGGCCGCGTCGTCGAGTACCTGCGCCAGCAGGGCGAGCTGGACAACACCTTCGTCCTGTTCATGTCCGACAACGGCGCCGAGGGCGCGCTGCTGGAAGCCTTCCCGCGCTTCGGCCCGGACCTCTTGAGCTTCCTCGACCAGCACTACGACAACAGCCTGGAGAACATCGGCCGCGCCAACTCCTACATCTGGTACGGCCCGCGCTGGGCCCAGGCGGCCACCGCGCCGTCGCGGCTGTACAAGGCCTTCACCACCGAGGGCGGCATCCGCGTGCCGGCGCTGGTGCGCTACCCGCAGCTCAAGCGCCAGGGCGAGATCAGCCATGGCTTCTCCACGGTGATGGACATCACCCCGACCGTTCTCGACCTCGCCGGCGTGCGCCACCCCGGCAAGCGCTGGCGTGGCCGCGAGGTGGCCGAGGTGCGCGGCAAGTCCTGGCTGGGCTGGCTGTCCGGCGAGACGGAGCAGGCCCACGACGAGAAGACCGTCACCGGCTGGGAGCTGTTCGGCATGCGCGCCATCCGCCAGGGCGACTGGAAGGCCGTGTACCTGCCGGTGCCAGTCGGGCCGGCCACCTGGCAGCTGTACGACCTCGCCAGCGATCCCGGCGAGACCCAGGACCTGGCCAAACAGCAACCGCAGAAACTGGAAGCGCTGATCGAGCACTACAAGCAGTACGTCAACGAAACCGGGGTGCAGGACGCGCCGCCGCCCTTCCTGCTTCGCTGA
- a CDS encoding LysR family transcriptional regulator, with the protein MDLRQLRYFIALNEHRSFVRAADAMGITQPAFSRSIQGLEQELGCRLVDRASKDLRPTPEGQVVLQHALSLVQGATNLSHAIAQLNKLDSGELRFGCGPAPAQKLVSDAVAKFVRRYPRIHIQFGVDNWERLARNLSREEIEFFVADIRHFEADPNFQTRPLKPRNGLFFCRQGHPLLAKDSLSTNDMFAYPLAATLIPPSARKMLANLSGKIDVTANIQCEDMTSLVRIVSQTEAIGIAVEEAVSEPMARGELERLYFRNLPPNVDILQARCGIVTRTGDRLSAAARAMIELLVELDGEAA; encoded by the coding sequence ATGGATCTGCGCCAACTGCGGTACTTCATCGCCCTCAACGAACACCGAAGTTTCGTCCGTGCCGCCGACGCCATGGGCATCACCCAGCCGGCCTTCAGCCGCAGCATCCAGGGCCTGGAACAGGAACTGGGCTGCCGCCTGGTGGACCGCGCCAGCAAGGATCTGCGCCCCACCCCCGAGGGCCAGGTGGTGCTGCAGCACGCGCTGAGCCTGGTGCAGGGCGCGACCAACCTGAGCCACGCCATCGCCCAGCTGAACAAGCTGGATTCCGGCGAGCTGCGCTTCGGCTGCGGCCCGGCGCCGGCGCAGAAACTGGTGTCGGACGCGGTGGCGAAGTTCGTCCGGCGCTACCCGCGCATCCACATCCAGTTCGGGGTGGACAACTGGGAGCGCCTGGCGCGCAACCTGAGCCGCGAGGAGATCGAATTCTTCGTCGCCGACATCCGCCACTTCGAAGCCGACCCGAACTTCCAGACCCGCCCACTGAAGCCGCGCAACGGCCTGTTCTTCTGCCGCCAGGGGCACCCGCTGCTGGCCAAGGACAGCCTCTCCACCAACGACATGTTCGCCTACCCGCTGGCCGCCACCCTGATCCCGCCCAGCGCGCGGAAGATGCTGGCGAATCTCAGCGGCAAGATCGACGTCACCGCCAACATCCAGTGCGAGGACATGACCTCGCTGGTGCGCATCGTCAGCCAGACCGAGGCCATCGGCATCGCCGTCGAGGAAGCGGTGAGCGAGCCCATGGCCCGTGGTGAACTGGAGCGCCTGTACTTCCGCAACCTGCCGCCCAACGTCGACATCCTCCAGGCCCGCTGCGGCATCGTCACCCGCACCGGCGACCGCCTCTCGGCGGCCGCGCGGGCAATGATCGAGCTGCTGGTGGAGCTGGATGGCGAGGCGGCGTGA
- a CDS encoding TauD/TfdA family dioxygenase, producing the protein MSNAAQAIPQQGIELDIHPVAGRIGAEIRGVTLSGDLDAATVEAIQAALVKHKVIFFRGQRQLDDAGQEAFAKLLGEPVAHPTVPVYEGTRYLLELDGAQGRRANSWHTDVTFVEAYPKASILRNVEAPEAGGDTVWANTATAYDDLSAELKALADSLWAVHSNEYDYAGIRPNVDPARLEEYRKVFTSTLYETEHPVVRVHPVSGEKTLLLGHFVKRLKGLTQHDSAHLFAVLQSHVTRLENTVRWRWQPGDVAIWDNRATQHYAVDDYGSQPRIVRRVTLAGDVPVGVDGQRSRTIKKV; encoded by the coding sequence ATGAGCAACGCAGCACAAGCCATTCCTCAACAGGGCATCGAACTCGACATCCATCCGGTGGCCGGCCGCATCGGCGCCGAAATCCGTGGCGTGACCCTTTCCGGCGATCTCGACGCCGCTACCGTCGAGGCGATCCAGGCCGCCCTGGTGAAGCACAAGGTGATCTTCTTCCGTGGCCAGCGCCAGCTCGACGACGCCGGCCAGGAAGCCTTCGCCAAGCTACTCGGCGAGCCGGTGGCGCACCCCACCGTGCCGGTGTACGAGGGCACCCGCTACCTGCTGGAGCTGGACGGCGCCCAGGGCCGCCGCGCCAACTCTTGGCACACCGACGTGACCTTCGTCGAGGCCTATCCCAAGGCCTCGATCCTGCGCAACGTCGAGGCCCCGGAGGCCGGAGGCGACACCGTGTGGGCCAACACCGCCACCGCCTATGACGACCTGTCGGCGGAACTGAAGGCCCTGGCCGATTCGCTCTGGGCGGTGCACAGCAACGAGTACGACTACGCCGGTATCCGCCCGAACGTCGACCCGGCGCGCCTGGAGGAGTACCGCAAGGTATTCACCTCGACCCTCTACGAGACCGAGCACCCGGTGGTGCGCGTGCACCCTGTCAGCGGCGAGAAGACGCTGTTGCTGGGGCACTTCGTCAAGCGCCTGAAGGGGCTGACGCAGCATGACTCGGCACACCTGTTCGCGGTGCTGCAGAGCCATGTCACCCGACTGGAGAACACCGTGCGCTGGCGCTGGCAGCCGGGCGACGTGGCCATCTGGGACAACCGCGCGACCCAGCACTACGCCGTGGACGACTACGGTAGCCAGCCGCGCATCGTGCGCCGCGTGACCCTGGCCGGCGACGTGCCGGTGGGTGTCGACGGGCAGCGCAGCCGGACGATCAAGAAGGTTTGA
- a CDS encoding TonB-dependent receptor has product MSSRQHFPSLAPRRLRAPDYAVILLLALGGALPVLAEEQDEDTTTAATPATTSTKATATKAEPAKADATLGKVTVTARRREEDSQKVPTPITVLGGETLESQRIYKLQDLQQALPSINVAFIQPRQSSIAVRGIGNNPASDGLEGSAGVYLDNVYLGRPGMAVFDLLDIEQLELLRGPQGTLFGKNTTAGVLNISTRAPTFTPERSVEVSGGQDGYFQGKGTVSGALTETLAGRVSAYRTRDDGYIKNIHDDNYLNGGARQGIRGQLLFKPNDDFDLRWINDYNEEDSSNGSMVVYGAADRFWQRAAAVGASPIRDPDRKKVNINARQNVSVHQGGSSVEANWNLNGGFKLTSISAYRYWHFTPANDEQLNVSAINNTGVEVHDRQFSQEIRLASPTGGAFDYVLGAYAFNQNLGNKTFTDYGPLADRYLLGSNLNALNNTYSTVNGKIETDSFALFSQGTWHLTDKLDFTAGLRGTYEEKAANVHRFDPVGGAPVAGAGAVVRRNQLGAYDSGDLSLYSFAPSALLGLSYQFNNDLLGYASLSHGEKSGGVNLAVASAPTAGADSLLVGPERANDAELGIKSTLFDNRLQLNTNIFWTGIHGYQATTLYQPPGSTQLVSVLSNAGSVRSRGLEFEATALPLRGLTLNFNGSYNDVTYLSFKDAPCPAEISTKPGAPATCDLTGENVVGASKWIANLNGEYAWNLDDGIRPYVTGSYAYRSEAEGTLDNSDLSKIDGYGLVNLSAGLRKDVGDGQLDASIWLKNAFDKDYYLAAFASINGSYTASVGQPRTLGASVRYDF; this is encoded by the coding sequence ATGAGTTCGAGACAGCACTTCCCCTCCCTCGCCCCGCGCCGGCTGCGTGCGCCGGACTACGCCGTCATCCTGCTGCTGGCCCTCGGCGGCGCGCTGCCGGTCCTTGCCGAGGAGCAGGACGAGGACACGACCACAGCCGCGACGCCTGCCACCACATCCACCAAGGCCACGGCTACCAAGGCAGAACCCGCCAAGGCCGATGCCACCCTGGGCAAGGTCACCGTCACCGCCCGCCGTCGCGAGGAGGACTCGCAGAAGGTGCCGACGCCGATCACCGTGCTCGGCGGCGAGACCCTGGAAAGCCAGCGCATCTACAAGCTGCAGGACCTGCAGCAGGCGCTGCCGAGTATCAACGTCGCCTTCATTCAACCGCGCCAGTCGAGCATCGCGGTGCGCGGCATCGGCAACAACCCGGCCAGCGACGGCCTGGAAGGCAGCGCCGGGGTCTACCTGGACAACGTCTACCTCGGCCGCCCCGGCATGGCGGTGTTTGACCTGCTGGATATCGAGCAGCTGGAACTGCTGCGCGGCCCGCAGGGCACGCTGTTCGGCAAGAACACCACCGCCGGCGTGCTGAACATCAGCACCCGCGCGCCGACCTTCACCCCCGAGCGCAGCGTCGAGGTCTCCGGCGGCCAGGATGGCTACTTCCAGGGCAAGGGCACCGTCTCCGGCGCGCTGACCGAGACCCTGGCCGGGCGCGTGTCGGCCTACCGCACCCGCGACGACGGCTACATCAAGAACATCCATGACGACAACTACCTCAACGGCGGCGCGCGCCAGGGCATCCGCGGGCAGCTGCTGTTCAAGCCCAACGACGATTTCGACCTGCGCTGGATCAACGACTACAACGAGGAGGATTCCAGCAACGGCAGCATGGTGGTGTACGGCGCCGCCGACCGCTTCTGGCAGCGCGCCGCCGCCGTGGGCGCCTCGCCCATCCGCGACCCGGACCGCAAGAAGGTCAACATCAACGCCCGGCAGAATGTCAGCGTGCACCAGGGCGGCAGCTCGGTGGAGGCCAACTGGAACCTCAATGGCGGCTTCAAGCTGACCTCCATCAGCGCCTACCGCTACTGGCACTTCACCCCGGCCAACGACGAGCAGCTCAACGTCTCGGCGATCAACAACACCGGTGTGGAAGTCCACGACCGCCAGTTCTCCCAGGAGATCCGCCTGGCCTCGCCCACCGGCGGTGCCTTCGACTATGTGCTGGGCGCCTACGCGTTCAACCAGAACCTGGGCAACAAGACCTTCACCGATTACGGCCCGCTGGCCGACCGCTACCTGCTGGGCAGCAACCTCAACGCGCTGAACAACACCTATTCCACGGTCAACGGCAAGATCGAGACTGACAGCTTCGCGTTGTTCTCCCAGGGCACCTGGCACCTCACCGACAAGCTGGACTTCACCGCCGGCCTGCGCGGCACCTACGAGGAAAAGGCCGCCAATGTGCATCGCTTCGACCCCGTGGGCGGCGCGCCGGTGGCTGGCGCTGGCGCGGTGGTGCGGCGCAACCAGCTGGGCGCCTACGATTCGGGCGACCTCAGCCTGTACAGTTTCGCGCCTTCGGCGTTGCTCGGCCTGAGCTACCAGTTCAACAACGACCTGCTGGGCTACGCCTCGCTGTCCCATGGCGAGAAGTCCGGCGGGGTGAACCTGGCGGTGGCCAGTGCGCCGACGGCGGGCGCGGACTCGCTGCTGGTCGGCCCGGAGCGCGCCAATGACGCCGAACTGGGGATCAAGTCGACCCTGTTCGACAACCGCCTGCAGCTCAACACCAATATCTTCTGGACCGGCATCCACGGCTACCAGGCGACCACCCTGTACCAGCCGCCGGGCTCGACCCAGCTGGTCTCGGTGCTCTCCAACGCCGGCAGCGTGCGCTCGCGCGGCCTGGAGTTCGAAGCCACGGCGCTGCCGCTGCGCGGCCTGACGCTGAACTTCAACGGCTCCTACAACGACGTCACCTACCTTTCGTTCAAGGACGCCCCGTGCCCGGCGGAGATCTCCACCAAGCCCGGCGCGCCGGCCACCTGCGACCTCACCGGGGAGAACGTGGTGGGCGCCTCGAAGTGGATCGCCAACCTCAACGGCGAGTACGCCTGGAACCTCGACGACGGCATCCGTCCCTATGTGACCGGCAGCTACGCGTACCGCTCCGAGGCCGAGGGCACGCTGGACAACTCCGACCTCTCGAAGATCGACGGCTACGGCCTGGTGAACCTCTCCGCCGGCCTGCGCAAGGACGTCGGCGACGGCCAGCTGGACGCCTCCATCTGGCTGAAGAACGCCTTCGACAAGGACTACTACCTGGCCGCCTTCGCCAGCATCAACGGCTCCTACACCGCCTCGGTGGGGCAGCCGCGCACGCTGGGGGCCTCGGTTCGTTACGACTTCTGA
- a CDS encoding TauD/TfdA family dioxygenase has protein sequence MTQSNALKQSIPEPFAIVPLDAPLGAEVRGLDAREPLTPEQILSIKQAHREHHILIFKNQQLDDEQYLRFATLFGAVFQPPADIPVLSSGTDGKAPDIVKVANTGDGELGNFALPAHVDHQWTPVPSSGSFLFALEVPKTGGETLFTNLARAYSTLDEATRAEIDGLRLINYNPFIRLKSGGYNGGFVRYRTPDIEPIQGTEHPLVRTHPESGKRVLFLSVHTEVEIPGFDPQQGAALIERLREHLQRPELSYTHQWEVGDIVWWDNQATLHARNAFPASERRRLKRISLGGSRPF, from the coding sequence ATGACCCAATCCAACGCCCTCAAGCAAAGCATCCCCGAACCCTTCGCCATCGTCCCCCTCGACGCCCCGCTGGGCGCCGAAGTACGCGGCCTGGACGCCCGCGAGCCGCTGACGCCGGAGCAGATCCTCTCGATCAAGCAGGCCCACCGCGAGCACCACATCCTGATCTTCAAGAACCAGCAGCTCGACGACGAGCAGTACCTGCGCTTCGCCACCCTGTTCGGCGCGGTGTTCCAGCCGCCAGCGGACATTCCGGTGCTGTCCTCCGGCACCGACGGCAAGGCGCCGGACATCGTCAAGGTGGCCAACACCGGTGACGGCGAGCTGGGCAATTTCGCCCTGCCGGCGCACGTCGATCACCAGTGGACGCCGGTGCCGTCGTCCGGCTCCTTCCTCTTCGCGCTGGAGGTGCCGAAGACGGGCGGCGAGACCCTGTTCACCAACCTGGCCCGTGCCTATTCGACGCTGGACGAAGCGACCCGCGCGGAAATCGACGGCCTGCGGCTGATCAACTACAACCCGTTCATCCGCCTCAAGAGCGGCGGCTACAACGGCGGCTTCGTGCGCTATCGCACGCCGGACATCGAGCCGATCCAGGGCACCGAGCACCCGCTGGTGCGCACCCATCCGGAAAGCGGCAAGCGCGTGCTGTTCCTCTCCGTGCACACCGAGGTGGAAATCCCCGGCTTCGACCCGCAGCAGGGTGCGGCGCTGATCGAGCGGCTGCGCGAGCACCTGCAGCGACCGGAGCTGAGCTACACGCACCAGTGGGAAGTGGGCGATATCGTCTGGTGGGACAACCAGGCCACGCTGCACGCGCGCAACGCGTTCCCGGCCAGCGAGCGGCGCCGCCTCAAGCGCATCAGCCTGGGTGGCAGCCGTCCATTTTGA
- a CDS encoding BRO family protein translates to MNDVYIPIFFTRRNRPLRGVMIDNQPWFAARDIARLLAYRFPHSIQHRFYPHEVRTVRLAYETGNEEDVVMLSEAAVYKALLRFGHPELEALDRWLAQEVIPTLRDEQAPESDEPRRVLLDWQARRLMLLQWQGDLWLRWDDMPRLVTDGL, encoded by the coding sequence ATGAACGACGTTTACATCCCGATCTTCTTCACCCGCCGCAACCGCCCGCTACGCGGCGTCATGATCGACAACCAACCCTGGTTCGCCGCCCGCGACATCGCCCGGCTGCTGGCGTACCGCTTCCCCCACAGCATCCAGCACCGCTTTTACCCCCACGAAGTCCGGACCGTCCGCCTCGCCTACGAGACCGGCAACGAGGAGGACGTCGTGATGCTCAGCGAAGCCGCCGTCTACAAGGCGCTGCTCCGCTTCGGCCATCCGGAGCTGGAAGCGCTGGACCGCTGGCTGGCGCAGGAGGTCATCCCCACGTTGCGCGACGAGCAGGCACCGGAGTCCGACGAGCCGCGTCGGGTGCTGCTCGACTGGCAGGCGCGGCGGCTGATGCTGCTGCAATGGCAAGGTGACCTCTGGCTGCGCTGGGACGACATGCCCCGCCTGGTCACCGACGGGCTCTAG